In Stenotrophomonas sp. ESTM1D_MKCIP4_1, a single genomic region encodes these proteins:
- the phbB gene encoding acetoacetyl-CoA reductase produces MTLRIAYVTSGMGSVGTAICQSLARSGHTVVAGCAPNSPRKANWLREQREQGFDFIASEGNATDWASTSAAFAKVRAEVGEVDVLVNNSGGSRDLLFRQMTVEDWNAVIASNLNALFNLTKQVVDGMATRGWGRIVNIGSVSAHKGQIGQVNYATAKAAMHGFSRALAAEVASRGVTVNTLSPGYIASQAISSFPPDVLDRLAASVPVRRLGRPEEVAGLVAWLASDEASYVTGADYPVNGGLYMG; encoded by the coding sequence ATGACCCTTCGTATTGCGTACGTCACCAGCGGCATGGGCAGTGTCGGCACTGCCATCTGCCAGAGCCTGGCCCGCTCCGGGCACACCGTGGTCGCCGGCTGCGCGCCCAACTCGCCACGCAAGGCCAACTGGCTGCGCGAACAGCGTGAGCAGGGCTTTGACTTCATCGCCTCCGAAGGCAATGCCACCGACTGGGCATCCACCTCGGCGGCCTTCGCCAAGGTGCGCGCCGAAGTGGGCGAAGTGGACGTGCTGGTCAACAACTCCGGCGGCAGCCGCGACCTGCTGTTCCGGCAGATGACGGTGGAGGACTGGAATGCGGTGATCGCCTCCAACCTCAACGCGTTGTTCAACCTGACCAAGCAGGTGGTCGATGGCATGGCCACGCGCGGCTGGGGCCGCATCGTCAACATCGGTTCGGTCAGCGCCCACAAGGGCCAGATCGGCCAGGTGAACTACGCGACGGCGAAGGCGGCAATGCACGGTTTCAGCCGTGCCTTGGCTGCTGAAGTCGCTTCGCGCGGGGTCACCGTGAACACCTTGTCGCCCGGCTACATCGCCAGCCAGGCCATCAGCAGCTTCCCGCCGGACGTGCTGGACCGGCTGGCCGCCTCGGTGCCGGTACGCCGCCTGGGCCGGCCGGAGGAAGTGGCCGGCCTGGTGGCCTGGCTGGCCTCGGATGAAGCCTCGTATGTGACCGGTGCGGATTACCCGGTCAATGGTGGGTTGTACATGGGGTGA
- a CDS encoding DUF4274 domain-containing protein, with the protein MEASPLTPDEYERASRTLLQEYLLQASPAQRHIYVARRNHDDSPELLAWLAGRSELDRATALLMYWSLGAAWFAQYASDGDVPEHERDAYAIVQGIEQRYLAGFYADHGLAFDPCNWPGPSAGDHPGLTMRRAVPDTMLAAVVGARAVDPFAEVIDETFDDGLPLDWAAQLQDLAAAMQPDRGPALGDDVAGDVDIYAEAVPPMLSPVAMASDAGWPVLESFLRQASPQQRHQVMLFAEASSLSDALQWLLDQPSLAASSALALYWNLGASWYVPFATIEDVPKSHRYTAAVLRQIEQRLAEGAYADHGLGFDLEWNRPRFPTRWPGREVLRAIPALMWLPRPGQIVEESDEVDFISGLPEDIAEALANARG; encoded by the coding sequence ATGGAAGCCTCCCCCTTGACCCCCGACGAGTACGAACGCGCCTCGCGCACGCTGCTGCAGGAGTACCTGCTGCAGGCATCACCTGCGCAGCGCCACATCTATGTTGCGCGCCGCAACCATGACGACAGCCCCGAGCTGCTGGCCTGGCTGGCAGGCCGCAGCGAGCTTGATCGCGCGACGGCCCTGCTGATGTACTGGTCGCTGGGCGCAGCCTGGTTCGCCCAGTACGCCAGCGATGGCGACGTGCCCGAGCATGAGCGCGATGCCTACGCGATCGTCCAGGGCATCGAGCAGCGCTATCTGGCAGGCTTCTATGCCGATCATGGGCTCGCCTTCGATCCATGCAACTGGCCTGGCCCATCGGCGGGCGATCATCCCGGGCTGACGATGCGCCGTGCCGTGCCGGACACCATGCTGGCCGCCGTCGTGGGCGCGCGGGCGGTCGATCCTTTCGCGGAGGTGATTGACGAAACCTTCGATGACGGCCTGCCATTGGACTGGGCTGCACAACTGCAGGACCTGGCCGCTGCGATGCAGCCTGATCGTGGCCCGGCCCTGGGCGACGACGTGGCCGGCGACGTCGACATCTATGCTGAAGCGGTCCCACCGATGCTGTCGCCGGTGGCGATGGCATCGGATGCGGGCTGGCCGGTACTCGAGTCCTTCCTGCGCCAGGCATCGCCGCAGCAACGCCATCAGGTGATGCTGTTCGCCGAGGCCAGCTCACTGTCAGATGCGCTGCAGTGGTTGCTGGACCAACCGAGCCTGGCTGCATCCAGCGCACTGGCGCTCTACTGGAACCTGGGCGCGTCGTGGTACGTCCCGTTCGCCACGATCGAGGATGTGCCGAAGTCGCACCGCTACACCGCTGCGGTGCTGCGACAGATCGAGCAGCGCCTGGCTGAAGGCGCCTACGCGGATCACGGGCTGGGTTTCGACCTGGAGTGGAACCGGCCACGGTTTCCCACGCGCTGGCCGGGTCGGGAGGTGTTGCGTGCGATTCCCGCCCTGATGTGGCTGCCGCGCCCGGGTCAGATCGTGGAGGAATCGGACGAAGTGGATTTCATCAGCGGCCTGCCCGAAGACATTGCCGAGGCGCTGGCGAACGCCCGCGGGTAG
- the tssI gene encoding type VI secretion system Vgr family protein, whose protein sequence is MHTIAKPVSGDRLIDTCWGPGADEPSVFIQSLDYRDAFNEDFALTAHGLVQASLEEVQALQGRVVGVGVTRPGNGRRWFCGIVDAIRCTAQHDAWHNVTFRIVSALALLDRRTACRVFQDMSVPDIVACILEEHRQGNTSIALAFDHRRSLLAQHDMRSYCVQFNESDKQFIERLLAEEGISYRFEFDRVDGTPRHVLVLSDQPLFDPDGAVALPHRAAGTDDGTPHLQGWQLLHRLIPSRHTLSSFDYASAQRLRGSDGLALSASAYMTRSVQGLESHQARTLYYGSNTADMNRYARLQMQAQELRSRTCLGEGDFRGLATADSVLVEGRPGTAGAPAPAGFLISGVHVLATNNLPDAMASLAPAAGHLPPAGQCLTRFRAVPGDMPLVPMHTRPLLRPNAPGVQTATVVGPEGETVYTDALGRIRIRFHWQRDQDEPANRDGQNAWSSTWVRVAMPSAGDGFGHQFLPRVGQEVVVAFLHGDIDRPLVIAGVYNGRHATPRFSGMGSLPANRAVSGIRSHEHGGDGFNELSMDDTGQALGTTLRSSPFESALHLGHVATPRSDGNAQARGQGAELRTDAALALRSAKGLLVSSHAQSGGTGPQMALPELLDVLGTCRQLFGTLAEMATRLQAGTPDADAQTALDTALQGWSGDTVAANEPVIALAASAGLVSASPASQLHVSGQHHDVVAQGRVQHTSGERMQLLAGKGLSMFVAEGGVQAVANQGDLQLQARDGLLDGHALAGMQLSTEKGEIVLSSPSIRLVAADGSFIRIGDGVTVGSKGALAFHGAEHRWEGPASDHWSRTLPTELPPICLPCLARAAAAGSARVQLAGAA, encoded by the coding sequence ATGCACACGATTGCGAAACCCGTGAGTGGCGATCGCCTGATTGATACCTGCTGGGGACCGGGCGCAGATGAACCGTCGGTCTTCATCCAGTCGCTCGACTACCGGGATGCGTTCAACGAGGATTTCGCTCTCACCGCCCACGGTCTGGTGCAGGCTAGCCTTGAAGAGGTACAGGCACTGCAGGGCCGCGTTGTAGGCGTCGGCGTGACCCGCCCCGGCAACGGGCGTCGCTGGTTCTGCGGCATCGTCGATGCCATCCGGTGTACAGCACAGCACGACGCGTGGCACAACGTCACATTCCGGATCGTGTCAGCGCTGGCCCTGCTGGACCGACGGACGGCCTGCCGCGTCTTCCAGGACATGAGCGTGCCGGATATCGTGGCATGCATTCTTGAGGAGCACCGCCAGGGTAACACCAGCATCGCCCTGGCGTTCGACCATCGGCGCTCATTGCTGGCGCAGCATGACATGCGCTCGTACTGCGTGCAGTTCAACGAATCGGACAAGCAGTTCATCGAACGCCTGCTTGCCGAAGAAGGCATCAGCTACCGGTTCGAGTTCGATCGGGTGGACGGCACGCCGCGCCACGTGCTTGTTCTGAGCGACCAGCCTCTGTTTGATCCCGACGGCGCCGTTGCCCTGCCACACCGCGCCGCCGGTACGGATGACGGCACGCCCCATCTGCAGGGGTGGCAGCTGCTGCACAGGCTGATTCCCTCGCGCCACACGCTGTCCAGCTTCGACTATGCGAGCGCACAGCGCCTGCGCGGCAGCGACGGTCTCGCGCTGTCGGCAAGTGCCTATATGACCCGGAGCGTGCAGGGTCTGGAAAGCCATCAGGCACGCACCCTCTATTACGGCAGCAACACTGCGGACATGAACCGTTACGCGCGCCTGCAGATGCAGGCGCAGGAGCTGAGGTCGAGGACGTGCCTCGGCGAGGGCGACTTCCGCGGGCTTGCCACCGCCGACAGCGTGCTGGTGGAAGGACGACCTGGTACAGCCGGGGCACCGGCGCCTGCGGGCTTCCTCATCAGTGGCGTGCACGTGCTTGCTACCAACAACCTCCCTGATGCGATGGCCTCCCTCGCTCCGGCAGCTGGGCACCTGCCCCCGGCAGGCCAATGCCTCACCCGGTTCCGCGCGGTGCCGGGCGATATGCCGCTGGTACCCATGCACACGCGCCCCCTGTTGCGTCCCAATGCGCCCGGCGTGCAGACCGCGACGGTGGTGGGGCCGGAGGGCGAGACCGTGTACACCGATGCCTTGGGGCGCATCCGCATCCGCTTTCACTGGCAGCGTGACCAGGATGAACCGGCCAATCGCGATGGTCAGAACGCGTGGTCATCCACCTGGGTGCGCGTGGCCATGCCCAGTGCAGGTGACGGTTTTGGCCATCAGTTCCTGCCACGGGTGGGTCAGGAAGTGGTCGTCGCCTTTCTTCACGGCGACATTGATCGCCCTCTGGTCATCGCTGGCGTCTACAACGGGCGCCACGCAACGCCACGCTTTAGTGGCATGGGCAGCCTGCCGGCCAACCGCGCCGTGTCGGGCATCCGCAGCCACGAGCACGGTGGTGACGGATTCAATGAACTCTCGATGGACGACACCGGGCAGGCACTGGGCACGACGCTGCGATCCAGCCCCTTCGAAAGTGCACTGCACCTGGGCCATGTAGCAACACCGCGCAGCGATGGCAACGCGCAGGCACGCGGCCAGGGTGCGGAGCTGCGCACCGATGCGGCATTGGCGCTGCGCTCGGCCAAAGGCCTGCTGGTAAGCAGCCATGCGCAGAGCGGTGGAACCGGCCCGCAGATGGCGCTGCCGGAGCTGCTGGACGTCCTTGGCACCTGCCGCCAGCTGTTCGGCACCCTGGCCGAGATGGCCACGCGCCTGCAGGCCGGCACACCGGACGCCGATGCCCAGACAGCGTTGGACACCGCACTGCAGGGCTGGTCGGGGGATACCGTCGCAGCCAACGAGCCGGTCATTGCGCTGGCGGCATCTGCCGGCCTGGTCAGTGCCTCGCCTGCCAGCCAGCTGCATGTCAGCGGCCAGCACCACGATGTGGTGGCGCAGGGGCGGGTGCAGCACACCAGCGGTGAACGCATGCAGCTGCTGGCCGGCAAAGGCCTGTCGATGTTCGTGGCCGAGGGCGGCGTGCAGGCCGTCGCCAACCAGGGCGACCTGCAGCTGCAGGCCCGTGACGGGCTGCTGGACGGTCATGCGCTCGCCGGCATGCAGCTGAGCACGGAGAAGGGGGAGATCGTGCTGTCCTCACCCAGCATCCGCCTGGTGGCCGCCGATGGCAGCTTCATCCGCATCGGTGATGGGGTAACGGTCGGCAGCAAAGGGGCGCTGGCGTTCCACGGTGCCGAGCACCGCTGGGAAGGCCCGGCAAGCGACCACTGGAGCCGCACGTTGCCGACCGAACTCCCGCCGATCTGCCTGCCCTGCCTGGCCAGAGCTGCGGCCGCAGGTAGCGCCCGCGTGCAGCTGGCGGGCGCGGCATGA
- a CDS encoding DUF4123 domain-containing protein → MNPLPPLWRDCRTQPGIEPLVLVDGAMQRDVGARLASCAGDAVSLFSDLPGAAQALGPWLMSPAHAVSLGLDGSGPGMNWLASRCTFGETLVHLRHWLRDGDPAGMQYTRLADGRVLRAAIQVWHPEQLVAFSTPWAGWWLADRDGRAMPLAIPPLHAMAGMEHASPGWDADQTAALAELGLADALLQSLKPTLRSMPSATPREARHALATTLIAAARQHGYVEPSDLASWIAWGVLRSEDADALSAHPVHAQALRGADLWMALGNAEVVRPSSDSI, encoded by the coding sequence ATGAATCCACTGCCCCCACTGTGGCGTGACTGCAGAACGCAGCCCGGTATCGAGCCGCTGGTGCTGGTGGACGGCGCGATGCAGCGCGACGTCGGCGCACGCCTGGCAAGCTGCGCAGGCGACGCGGTCTCGCTGTTTTCGGATCTGCCCGGGGCGGCACAGGCGCTCGGCCCTTGGCTGATGTCCCCTGCCCACGCCGTGTCGTTGGGGCTGGACGGCAGCGGCCCTGGAATGAACTGGCTGGCCAGCCGTTGCACCTTCGGAGAGACGCTCGTGCACCTGCGCCATTGGCTGCGCGACGGCGACCCAGCCGGCATGCAGTACACCCGGCTGGCAGATGGGCGGGTGCTGCGTGCGGCGATCCAAGTGTGGCATCCCGAGCAGCTTGTCGCTTTCAGCACGCCGTGGGCCGGGTGGTGGCTGGCAGACCGCGACGGACGGGCGATGCCACTGGCGATTCCCCCGCTGCATGCCATGGCTGGGATGGAGCACGCGTCTCCTGGCTGGGACGCGGACCAGACGGCGGCGCTCGCTGAACTGGGATTGGCTGATGCACTGCTGCAATCACTGAAACCCACGCTTCGCTCCATGCCGTCAGCTACACCCCGGGAAGCGCGCCACGCTCTGGCGACAACACTGATTGCCGCAGCACGGCAGCACGGCTATGTGGAACCAAGTGATCTGGCCAGCTGGATTGCCTGGGGTGTGCTTCGCAGTGAGGACGCGGATGCGCTTAGCGCGCATCCGGTGCATGCACAAGCGCTGCGAGGCGCGGATCTGTGGATGGCACTGGGGAATGCGGAGGTCGTTCGACCTTCATCCGATTCAATCTGA
- a CDS encoding DUF3304 domain-containing protein, with amino-acid sequence MHDRSRSLGRSLLLKLGSLHPVAKAALLIAYVALSAVLLVIWKTREVSQPVPTWIGSNLTSMDYEPTDTFVRPVYVNGKGGDMAGDGASTMLGVLSLPAHWYPGLTARVKWRRCRRNLDYVPGEPKDKGCRWVEKDVPVQPYTYVAETWVHIFENDEVLVIPSALFPSDENYPGAPYPYKNFFDKRGIGEDE; translated from the coding sequence ATGCACGACCGTTCTCGTTCGCTGGGACGTTCGCTTCTGCTGAAACTGGGTTCGCTGCACCCGGTCGCGAAAGCTGCACTGCTCATCGCGTACGTCGCCTTGTCTGCCGTGCTGCTGGTGATCTGGAAGACCCGGGAAGTATCGCAACCCGTGCCGACCTGGATAGGCAGCAATCTGACATCGATGGATTACGAGCCGACCGATACGTTTGTCCGGCCGGTCTATGTGAACGGGAAGGGAGGTGACATGGCCGGCGATGGCGCGAGCACCATGCTGGGCGTCCTCAGCCTACCGGCCCACTGGTATCCCGGACTGACGGCTCGCGTGAAATGGCGCCGCTGCAGGCGAAACCTGGACTACGTGCCAGGAGAGCCAAAGGACAAGGGCTGCCGCTGGGTGGAAAAGGACGTACCGGTCCAACCCTACACCTACGTAGCGGAGACCTGGGTGCACATCTTTGAGAACGACGAGGTACTGGTCATTCCAAGCGCGCTCTTCCCGAGCGACGAAAATTATCCTGGCGCGCCCTATCCCTACAAGAATTTCTTTGACAAACGAGGGATTGGAGAAGATGAGTAA
- a CDS encoding DUF3304 domain-containing protein, producing MSKPEIVKPLQGSRPYQLSTRTRTLRVASWILLLIVTVALCACARAEKAYEPPKYIGSNLTSMDYEPSDTYVRPVYVNGKGGDSAGTGGSTMLGVLSLPTRWYPGLTVRVKWRRCRRNIDYVPGEPKDKGCRWVEKDVPVQPYTYVAETWLHIFENDEVLVIPSALFPSDQNYPGASFPYKNFNEKRGIGENE from the coding sequence ATGAGTAAGCCGGAGATCGTCAAGCCTCTCCAAGGCTCAAGACCTTATCAACTCTCGACACGCACCCGAACTTTGCGGGTGGCGAGCTGGATCCTGCTGCTGATTGTGACCGTAGCACTCTGCGCGTGCGCGCGTGCAGAAAAGGCATACGAGCCACCAAAGTACATCGGCAGCAATTTGACGTCGATGGACTACGAGCCGAGTGACACCTACGTTCGGCCGGTCTATGTGAATGGAAAGGGAGGCGACAGCGCGGGCACAGGTGGTAGCACCATGCTGGGCGTCCTCAGCCTGCCGACCCGCTGGTATCCCGGACTGACGGTTCGCGTGAAGTGGCGCCGTTGCAGGCGAAACATTGACTACGTGCCGGGAGAGCCAAAGGACAAGGGCTGCCGCTGGGTGGAGAAGGACGTACCGGTCCAGCCCTATACCTATGTTGCAGAGACTTGGCTCCACATCTTTGAGAACGATGAAGTGCTGGTCATTCCCAGTGCGCTTTTCCCGAGCGATCAGAACTATCCGGGCGCGTCCTTTCCCTACAAGAACTTCAATGAGAAGAGAGGCATTGGCGAAAATGAATAA
- a CDS encoding DUF3304 domain-containing protein, which yields MNKQKIAKLLQCSRSCQFATRTRPRRMPTRIIPLIFTAALCACARADKAPEPPTYIGSNLTSMDYEPTDTFVRPVYVNGKGGDSAGTGGSTMLGVLSLPTRGHPGLMAHVKWRRCEAGTEYVPGEPEDEGCRWVEKDVPVQPYTYVAETWLHIFENDEVLVIPSALFPSDQDYPGASFPYKNFNEKRGIGENE from the coding sequence ATGAATAAGCAGAAAATCGCCAAGCTTCTCCAGTGTTCCCGTTCCTGCCAGTTCGCGACACGCACCCGACCACGGCGAATGCCAACCCGAATCATACCGCTGATTTTTACCGCAGCGCTCTGTGCATGCGCGCGCGCAGACAAGGCCCCCGAGCCGCCGACGTACATCGGCAGCAACCTGACCTCCATGGACTACGAGCCGACTGACACCTTCGTTCGGCCGGTCTATGTGAACGGAAAGGGAGGCGACAGCGCGGGCACAGGTGGCAGCACCATGCTGGGCGTCCTCAGCCTGCCGACCCGCGGGCATCCCGGACTGATGGCTCACGTCAAGTGGCGGCGTTGCGAGGCAGGTACTGAGTACGTTCCGGGTGAACCGGAAGACGAAGGCTGCCGCTGGGTGGAGAAGGACGTACCGGTCCAGCCCTATACCTATGTTGCAGAGACTTGGCTCCACATCTTTGAGAACGATGAAGTGCTGGTCATTCCCAGTGCGCTTTTCCCGAGCGATCAGGACTATCCGGGCGCGTCCTTTCCCTACAAGAACTTCAATGAGAAGAGAGGCATTGGCGAAAATGAATAA
- a CDS encoding DUF3304 domain-containing protein: MNKQKIAKLLQCSRCCQLATRTRPRRMPTRIIPLIFTAALCACARADKAYEQPKYIGSNLTSMDYEPTDTFVRPVYVNGKGGGRASTGASTTLGAISLPTRWYPGLSVRVKWRRCKRNLDYVQGEPEDKGCRWVEKDVAVQPYTYVAETWLHIFENDEVLVVPSALSPRHPDYPGARYPYKNFNEKRGIGEHE; this comes from the coding sequence ATGAATAAGCAGAAAATCGCCAAGCTTCTCCAGTGTTCCCGTTGCTGCCAGTTGGCGACACGCACCCGACCACGGCGAATGCCAACCCGAATCATACCGCTGATTTTTACCGCAGCGCTCTGTGCATGCGCGCGTGCAGACAAGGCTTACGAGCAGCCGAAGTACATCGGCAGCAATTTGACGTCGATGGATTACGAGCCGACTGACACCTTCGTTCGGCCGGTCTATGTGAACGGAAAGGGAGGCGGGCGAGCAAGCACTGGGGCGAGCACCACGCTGGGCGCGATCAGCCTGCCTACCCGTTGGTATCCCGGACTGTCGGTTCGTGTGAAGTGGCGGCGTTGCAAGCGAAACCTGGACTATGTACAAGGCGAACCAGAAGACAAAGGCTGTCGTTGGGTAGAGAAAGATGTAGCGGTCCAGCCCTACACCTATGTCGCCGAAACCTGGCTGCACATCTTTGAAAATGATGAGGTTCTGGTTGTTCCTAGCGCACTTTCACCGCGCCACCCTGACTATCCCGGCGCGCGCTACCCCTATAAGAACTTCAATGAAAAAAGAGGCATTGGCGAACATGAGTAA
- a CDS encoding DUF2235 domain-containing protein: protein MKKEALANMSKREIEFAWLPGDAPATLHLNPVSAQISSGSAPCLITMQVSIFFDGTRNHADEDRPSGSHSNVARLFDVCLEKSETGQSRLYIPGVGTPFPSIGEHEPHPLGARDGFYGDRRLRYAYLYVANRIARLSGYPPIVEENEQALIRAIEDEEQVKVWTTTLAGILAHPKPAAPNIAGITLDLFGFSRGATAARAFLNQLIEWTGGKQAAICGIPLRVRFMGLFDTVASVHVADSVPILPGDGHLKWAEPLHMKIPGFVEQCVHMIAAHEARNSFPLTTIGAGQGDAPQRLEIIYPGMHSDVGGGYGPITQGKGTNRSGAIRQQQQDMLSQIPLNDMYRRAHAAGVPLVDLENLKEQGLADDFAISPELQSAFDAHQSRLGSFKGGAPLMRQLHHHYLDYIGWRRSVLRRNDYIAQPFVRQCKPALMQDYINLDQSNVELHQDVEACEGLGGTLRSMVSRWSGVYGYVTGFPPMRDMYQRYWSTSPDPSPAVRRLLEDHVHDSRAAFVLTDPQCQRDYDNMHKELEEKDRRYREARRRYDEVTLPGYQRRLEQRPASGEDRPPPPIDPLNVEDRRALKIFRDGGQPIFTDARPASLMDGKLDALDAIATSTRREPRWSYLRRRQVFRITSGTTTAVTPSGPLAQPSPTTKPVGMSQRLTYADGLS, encoded by the coding sequence ATGAAAAAAGAGGCATTGGCGAACATGAGTAAGCGGGAGATCGAATTTGCATGGCTTCCCGGCGACGCACCGGCGACGCTGCACCTCAATCCAGTATCAGCGCAGATCAGTTCCGGCTCGGCACCTTGCCTAATCACAATGCAGGTCTCCATCTTCTTTGACGGCACGCGCAACCACGCAGATGAAGACAGGCCAAGTGGTTCACACAGCAACGTCGCACGGCTCTTCGATGTCTGTCTTGAAAAATCCGAAACTGGTCAAAGCAGGCTCTACATCCCCGGCGTCGGCACGCCGTTTCCGTCCATCGGCGAGCACGAACCGCACCCTCTTGGCGCGCGTGATGGCTTCTACGGCGACCGCCGCCTGCGCTATGCCTACCTGTACGTCGCCAATCGAATCGCCAGGCTCAGTGGCTACCCGCCCATTGTCGAAGAGAACGAGCAGGCGCTCATCCGCGCCATCGAAGACGAGGAGCAGGTAAAGGTCTGGACCACTACACTGGCTGGCATTCTCGCCCACCCCAAGCCCGCCGCACCCAACATTGCCGGAATCACCCTGGACTTGTTTGGCTTCTCACGTGGCGCCACTGCTGCCCGCGCGTTCCTCAATCAACTCATCGAATGGACCGGCGGAAAACAGGCCGCCATCTGTGGCATTCCTCTGCGGGTGCGTTTCATGGGGCTGTTCGACACGGTGGCATCGGTGCATGTAGCCGACTCGGTGCCCATACTGCCCGGCGATGGTCACTTGAAGTGGGCTGAGCCCCTTCACATGAAAATTCCAGGCTTTGTCGAGCAGTGCGTGCACATGATTGCTGCCCACGAGGCGCGAAATTCGTTCCCGCTTACCACCATCGGCGCAGGGCAGGGTGATGCACCTCAGCGCCTGGAGATCATCTACCCCGGCATGCACTCTGACGTGGGTGGTGGCTACGGCCCCATTACCCAGGGCAAAGGCACGAACCGGTCCGGCGCCATTCGTCAGCAGCAGCAGGACATGCTGTCGCAGATTCCGCTCAACGACATGTATCGCCGGGCACATGCAGCAGGTGTGCCCTTGGTTGACCTCGAAAACCTGAAGGAACAGGGGCTCGCAGATGACTTCGCCATCTCCCCCGAGCTTCAAAGTGCGTTTGATGCACATCAAAGCCGCCTCGGCAGCTTCAAGGGCGGTGCACCTTTGATGCGGCAATTGCACCATCACTATCTCGACTACATCGGCTGGCGCCGCAGCGTACTGCGCAGGAACGACTACATCGCCCAGCCCTTCGTCCGGCAGTGCAAACCTGCCTTGATGCAGGATTACATCAATCTCGACCAGTCCAACGTCGAGCTGCACCAGGATGTTGAGGCCTGCGAGGGCCTGGGTGGCACGCTCCGCAGCATGGTGAGTCGCTGGTCCGGGGTCTACGGCTACGTCACCGGCTTTCCACCCATGCGGGACATGTACCAGCGTTATTGGAGTACCTCGCCCGATCCTTCCCCCGCTGTCCGCAGACTGCTGGAAGACCACGTCCATGATTCCCGCGCGGCATTCGTTCTGACCGACCCCCAGTGCCAGCGCGACTACGACAACATGCACAAGGAACTGGAGGAGAAAGATCGACGCTATAGAGAGGCGCGGCGCCGTTATGACGAGGTCACGCTGCCGGGGTATCAGCGACGGCTGGAACAGCGTCCGGCCTCTGGTGAAGACAGGCCACCGCCACCGATCGACCCGTTGAACGTCGAGGACCGGCGGGCATTGAAGATCTTCCGTGATGGCGGCCAACCGATCTTCACGGATGCCAGGCCGGCATCACTCATGGATGGCAAGCTCGACGCCCTGGATGCAATTGCCACATCCACCCGCCGCGAGCCTCGTTGGAGCTACCTGCGTCGTCGCCAGGTGTTTCGCATCACTTCCGGTACAACGACGGCGGTAACGCCTTCTGGACCACTGGCACAGCCGTCCCCGACAACCAAGCCAGTGGGCATGAGCCAACGCCTCACCTATGCGGATGGCTTGTCATGA